In Pseudomonas fluorescens, a genomic segment contains:
- the rlmF gene encoding 23S rRNA (adenine(1618)-N(6))-methyltransferase RlmF encodes MTAPSTPKPPRKKPKTAATAKPVVPRKEATLHPRNRHQGRYDFPALIKTTPELAQFVIINPYGKESIDFASPDAVRVFNRALLKAFYGIQHWDIPADYLCPPVPGRADYVHFLADLLASVNEGVIPRGAPVKVLDIGMGANCVYPLIGYSDYRWHFLGSEIDPTAVAAAKAIVQSNGLNKVIQLRQQTNPKHILLGLLEPGERFDLTMCNPPFHASMDEATKGSERKWRALGKADPKRKLPVLNFGGQSAELWCEGGEARFVTQLIAESANFAHKVLWFSTLVSKASNLPAIETALKKAGVLESRVVEMSQGQKTSRFVAWTFQTKNEQQIWRQRWVR; translated from the coding sequence ATGACCGCCCCCAGCACGCCCAAACCTCCGCGCAAGAAGCCTAAAACCGCCGCCACGGCCAAGCCCGTGGTGCCGCGTAAAGAGGCCACCCTGCACCCGCGCAACCGCCACCAGGGTCGTTACGACTTCCCGGCGCTGATCAAGACCACGCCGGAACTGGCGCAATTCGTGATCATCAACCCCTACGGCAAGGAAAGCATCGATTTCGCCAGCCCCGACGCCGTGCGGGTGTTCAACCGGGCGCTGCTCAAAGCCTTCTATGGTATCCAGCACTGGGATATCCCGGCGGATTACTTGTGCCCCCCCGTACCGGGGCGTGCGGACTATGTGCATTTCCTCGCCGACCTGTTGGCCAGCGTCAACGAAGGTGTGATCCCACGTGGTGCGCCGGTCAAGGTGCTGGACATTGGCATGGGCGCCAACTGCGTCTACCCACTGATTGGCTACAGCGACTACCGCTGGCACTTCCTCGGTTCGGAGATTGATCCGACAGCCGTCGCAGCCGCCAAGGCCATCGTGCAGTCCAACGGGCTGAACAAGGTGATCCAACTGCGTCAGCAGACCAACCCCAAGCACATCCTGCTGGGCCTGCTGGAGCCGGGCGAGCGCTTTGACCTGACCATGTGCAACCCGCCGTTCCACGCGTCCATGGACGAGGCCACCAAGGGCAGTGAACGCAAATGGCGCGCCTTGGGCAAGGCCGATCCAAAACGCAAATTGCCGGTGTTGAACTTCGGCGGCCAATCGGCCGAGCTGTGGTGCGAAGGCGGCGAAGCGCGCTTTGTGACGCAACTGATCGCCGAAAGCGCGAATTTTGCCCACAAGGTATTGTGGTTCAGCACCCTGGTATCAAAAGCATCGAACTTGCCCGCGATCGAAACGGCACTGAAAAAAGCCGGCGTGCTGGAAAGCCGCGTAGTGGAAATGTCCCAAGGCCAGAAGACCAGCCGGTTTGTCGCCTGGACCTTCCAGACCAAGAACGAACAGCAGATCTGGCGCCAGCGCTGGGTGCGCTGA
- a CDS encoding DUF3649 domain-containing protein, with product MKSKTSLPVSYRLAVTSRVLAAVVGGYLMASLASICLALWLPTSRADAVIVGMMSSFVFYLLAVLWCFACRTAGRAWLGVMAPCVLFAILAGVGWWVARP from the coding sequence ATGAAAAGCAAAACCTCACTGCCCGTCTCCTATCGCCTCGCCGTGACCTCGCGGGTGCTGGCCGCCGTGGTTGGCGGTTATCTGATGGCTTCCCTGGCCAGTATCTGCCTGGCGCTGTGGCTGCCGACGTCCCGTGCCGATGCGGTGATCGTGGGGATGATGAGTTCGTTTGTGTTCTATCTGCTGGCGGTGCTGTGGTGCTTTGCCTGCCGCACGGCCGGGCGTGCCTGGCTGGGCGTGATGGCGCCCTGCGTCCTGTTTGCCATCCTGGCGGGCGTGGGTTGGTGGGTGGCACGCCCATGA
- a CDS encoding PepSY-associated TM helix domain-containing protein encodes MKEGFRQAMAWLHTWVGLIFGWLLFAIFLTGTLSYFKDEITHWMQPEVQVHGVDDARSLAVAQAYLERQAPTAARWFITLPDSRDPGLSVMWQDKVDPGKRGNFIQKVLDPVSGQPVQVRESMGGEFFYRFHFQLQMPHPWGRWLSTFAAMVMFVALITGIITHKKIFKDFFTFRPRKGQRSWLDGHNAVGVLVLPFHLMITYSSLVIFMSMVMPAPIVASYGDDTRAFFSEVFPATDNAPALGQPGKLLPLGPMYAQARQQWAGGHVGRVAVNNPGDVNASVNVFRAGSDSVVHDFGSIVSFNGTTGEQVRVSGEPSLPAVIGGSFYGLHMGHFAGPVLRWLYFICGLAGTAMIGSGLVIWLGKRQLKHVKSGVMPFELKLVEVLNIASMSGLMIAIAAFFWANRLLPVSVAERSTWEVQVFFIAWGLSLLHAMLRRGRQGWVEQLSVGALLFVAVPLLNAITTSEHLGVSLARGDWAMAGFDLTCLGSGVFLAWAAWKMQRRAALPSKAEGVPSLKLKPEAH; translated from the coding sequence ATGAAAGAGGGATTTCGCCAGGCCATGGCCTGGTTGCACACCTGGGTCGGGTTGATCTTTGGCTGGCTGCTGTTCGCGATTTTCCTGACCGGCACCTTGTCCTATTTCAAAGACGAGATCACCCATTGGATGCAGCCTGAAGTGCAGGTGCATGGGGTGGATGACGCCCGCAGCCTCGCGGTGGCGCAAGCCTATCTGGAGCGACAGGCGCCTACCGCTGCGCGCTGGTTTATTACCCTGCCCGACAGCCGCGATCCCGGCTTGTCGGTGATGTGGCAGGACAAGGTCGACCCCGGCAAGCGTGGCAACTTTATCCAGAAAGTCCTCGACCCGGTCAGCGGTCAACCGGTGCAGGTCCGTGAAAGCATGGGCGGCGAATTCTTCTATCGCTTCCACTTCCAGTTGCAAATGCCTCACCCGTGGGGCCGCTGGCTGTCGACCTTTGCCGCGATGGTGATGTTTGTCGCCTTGATCACCGGCATCATCACCCACAAGAAAATCTTCAAGGACTTCTTCACCTTCCGCCCCCGCAAAGGCCAGCGTTCCTGGCTCGATGGGCATAACGCGGTGGGCGTGCTGGTGTTGCCCTTTCACCTGATGATCACCTACAGCAGCCTGGTGATTTTCATGAGCATGGTGATGCCGGCGCCGATCGTGGCCTCTTATGGCGACGACACCCGGGCGTTCTTCAGCGAAGTGTTCCCGGCCACCGACAATGCGCCGGCCCTTGGCCAGCCAGGTAAGTTGCTGCCCCTGGGGCCGATGTACGCCCAGGCGCGGCAGCAATGGGCGGGTGGTCATGTCGGACGTGTGGCGGTGAATAATCCCGGCGACGTGAATGCGTCGGTGAATGTGTTCCGCGCCGGTTCCGACAGCGTGGTGCATGACTTCGGCAGCATCGTGTCGTTCAACGGCACCACGGGAGAGCAGGTGCGTGTCAGTGGCGAGCCGTCGTTGCCCGCTGTTATCGGCGGCAGTTTCTACGGCTTGCACATGGGCCATTTCGCCGGCCCGGTGCTGCGCTGGTTGTACTTTATCTGCGGCCTGGCGGGCACGGCCATGATTGGCTCCGGCCTGGTGATCTGGCTGGGCAAACGCCAGCTCAAGCACGTCAAAAGCGGCGTGATGCCGTTCGAGCTGAAACTGGTGGAGGTGCTGAACATCGCCAGCATGTCCGGGCTGATGATCGCCATCGCCGCGTTCTTCTGGGCTAACCGTTTGCTGCCGGTGAGCGTCGCCGAGCGTTCCACCTGGGAAGTGCAGGTCTTCTTTATTGCCTGGGGCCTGAGCCTGTTGCACGCCATGTTGCGTCGAGGTCGCCAGGGCTGGGTCGAGCAATTGAGTGTCGGTGCGCTGTTGTTTGTCGCCGTACCCTTGCTCAACGCAATCACCACCTCCGAACACCTGGGGGTGTCCCTGGCCAGGGGCGATTGGGCCATGGCTGGCTTCGACCTGACGTGCCTGGGCAGCGGTGTGTTCCTGGCTTGGGCGGCCTGGAAGATGCAACGCCGTGCCGCGCTTCCATCCAAGGCCGAGGGTGTGCCTTCGCTCAAACTCAAGCCGGAGGCGCACTGA
- a CDS encoding DUF3325 domain-containing protein, which produces MLVALLMCYAGFTALCLSTDRHHGELLHSKPSPRRRLGLRAAGWLLLTVSIWPAVVIAGWGQGLVQWCAVLMLSALLLVLLLPYRPRLAMNLAGIGLLACPVAAVATL; this is translated from the coding sequence ATGCTCGTTGCTCTGCTGATGTGTTACGCCGGGTTCACCGCGTTGTGCCTGTCCACCGATCGTCACCATGGCGAGTTGCTGCACAGCAAACCCTCCCCGCGTCGGCGCTTGGGGTTACGCGCCGCCGGCTGGTTGCTGCTGACGGTGTCGATTTGGCCTGCGGTGGTGATCGCGGGGTGGGGCCAGGGCCTGGTGCAGTGGTGCGCGGTATTGATGCTCAGCGCATTACTGCTGGTGTTGCTGTTGCCGTATCGGCCAAGGCTGGCCATGAACCTGGCGGGCATCGGCCTGCTGGCCTGCCCCGTTGCAGCCGTCGCCACGCTCTGA
- a CDS encoding RNA polymerase sigma factor — protein sequence MMISPPPEPQDSPHTDAAGGRAHFLQVFLSQRSQMEALVSRRVGCRATAADLVQDLFLRFWRRPLVQVEELSTYLLRCAGNIAIDHLRSEGARVRSNEGWLPEQQDNQGSEPQAALEAGNDLRHVEAALRSLPERTRHIFLLNRIHGRKYADIAKAMGLSQSAVEKHMMRALEACKASLREPSPPRTPGKAP from the coding sequence ATGATGATCAGCCCGCCACCCGAACCCCAGGACAGCCCGCACACCGATGCGGCGGGTGGGCGCGCACATTTTCTACAGGTGTTCCTGTCCCAGCGTTCGCAGATGGAAGCCCTGGTCAGCCGTCGCGTGGGCTGTCGCGCGACGGCGGCCGACCTGGTGCAGGACCTGTTCCTGCGCTTCTGGCGCCGGCCCCTGGTACAGGTTGAAGAGCTCAGTACCTACTTGCTGCGCTGCGCCGGCAATATCGCCATCGACCACTTGCGCAGCGAAGGCGCCCGCGTGCGCAGCAACGAAGGCTGGCTGCCGGAGCAGCAGGATAACCAGGGTTCAGAACCCCAGGCGGCATTGGAGGCGGGCAACGACCTGCGCCATGTCGAGGCCGCCTTGCGCAGTTTGCCGGAACGCACCCGGCATATTTTCCTGCTTAACCGCATCCATGGCCGCAAGTACGCGGACATCGCCAAGGCCATGGGGCTGTCCCAAAGCGCGGTGGAAAAACATATGATGCGTGCCCTCGAAGCCTGCAAAGCCAGCCTTCGTGAGCCATCGCCTCCACGCACGCCAGGGAAAGCACCGTGA
- a CDS encoding FecR family protein, whose protein sequence is MNVTPTPDQEHAALAWLSLLHDQPSSGDQATFSRWLRADPAHVEAYAQAQVVWELSEVPARLLADEEALALQGYLNAMSASRRSRVVRWSGALATAACLLVMVSMAAGWQPSRWIDDFGADYVSAPGEVKTVTLADQSQVTLDADSAIAVDFSQGERHIQLRRGAGFFSVTHTGEPFVVAAGSGEARVLGTQFEVRLQAAGAQVTVLSGRVGVTPSRQAQQQILTAGQQVAYAEGVAEPLHAVDSESRLAWRDGWLNYYKAPLADVLKDLGRYYPGRIVLLNDEMGAKRVSGSFPSKDPQAVLNALQAVLGFEQHSLLGRMIVVR, encoded by the coding sequence GTGAACGTCACCCCCACGCCCGACCAGGAACACGCCGCACTGGCCTGGCTGAGCCTGCTGCACGACCAGCCCAGCAGCGGCGACCAGGCTACCTTCAGCCGCTGGCTGCGGGCTGACCCGGCGCATGTGGAGGCCTATGCCCAGGCCCAGGTGGTGTGGGAATTGAGCGAAGTGCCGGCGCGCCTGTTGGCCGACGAAGAGGCCCTGGCCTTGCAGGGCTATCTCAATGCCATGAGCGCCAGCAGGCGTTCGCGAGTGGTGCGCTGGTCCGGTGCGCTGGCCACGGCCGCGTGCCTGCTGGTGATGGTGTCGATGGCCGCGGGTTGGCAGCCGTCGCGCTGGATCGATGACTTTGGCGCCGATTATGTGAGCGCGCCGGGGGAAGTGAAGACCGTCACCCTGGCCGACCAGTCCCAAGTCACCCTGGATGCCGACAGCGCCATCGCCGTGGATTTCAGCCAGGGCGAGCGGCATATCCAGCTGCGGCGCGGCGCGGGCTTTTTCAGCGTGACGCACACGGGTGAGCCATTCGTGGTGGCGGCGGGCAGTGGTGAGGCGCGGGTGCTGGGCACGCAATTCGAAGTGCGCCTGCAAGCGGCAGGGGCTCAGGTCACGGTGTTGTCGGGACGGGTGGGTGTGACACCTTCCAGGCAGGCTCAGCAGCAAATTCTTACGGCTGGGCAGCAAGTGGCCTACGCCGAAGGCGTCGCTGAGCCCCTGCACGCGGTCGACAGCGAATCGCGCCTGGCCTGGCGCGACGGCTGGCTCAACTACTACAAGGCGCCCCTGGCGGATGTGCTCAAGGACCTGGGCCGTTACTACCCTGGCCGCATCGTGCTGCTCAACGACGAGATGGGGGCCAAGCGGGTCAGCGGCAGCTTCCCGAGCAAAGACCCGCAGGCAGTACTGAACGCGTTGCAGGCGGTATTGGGCTTCGAACAGCACAGCCTGCTGGGGCGAATGATCGTGGTGCGCTGA
- the yejK gene encoding nucleoid-associated protein YejK, with translation MPIRHCIVHLIDKKPDGTPAVLHARDSELAESAAIENMLADLNESYNAKQGKAWGYFHAESGAHPFSGWLKDYFEGGQDFTAFSRTAVEHLQKLMEESNLSTGGHVLFAHYQQGMTDYLAIALLHHSEGVAVTDELDVTPSRHLDLGQLHLAARINVSEWQNNKQSKQYISFIKGKNGKKVSEYFRDFIGCQEGVDGPGETRTLLKAFSDFVESEDLPDESAREKTKTLVDYASSQAKLGEPMGLEELSSLIDEDRPKAFYDHIRNKDYGLSPEIPADKRTLNQFRRFTGRAEGLSISFEAHLLGDKIEYDEAAGTLIIKGLPTQLTDQLKRRN, from the coding sequence ATGCCGATCCGTCATTGCATCGTCCACCTGATCGACAAAAAACCCGACGGCACACCCGCAGTTCTCCACGCCCGCGACTCCGAGCTTGCCGAGTCGGCCGCTATCGAGAACATGCTTGCCGACCTCAACGAGAGCTACAACGCCAAACAAGGCAAGGCCTGGGGTTACTTCCATGCCGAGTCCGGCGCGCACCCGTTCAGTGGCTGGTTGAAGGACTATTTCGAAGGTGGCCAGGATTTCACTGCGTTCAGCCGCACCGCCGTCGAGCATCTGCAGAAGCTGATGGAAGAATCCAACCTCTCCACCGGTGGTCATGTGCTGTTTGCCCACTACCAGCAAGGCATGACCGACTACCTGGCCATCGCCCTGCTGCACCACAGCGAAGGCGTGGCGGTGACCGATGAGCTGGACGTGACCCCATCGCGCCACCTGGACCTGGGCCAGCTGCACCTGGCGGCGCGCATCAACGTCTCCGAGTGGCAGAACAACAAGCAATCCAAGCAGTACATCTCGTTTATCAAAGGCAAGAACGGCAAGAAGGTCTCGGAGTACTTCCGCGACTTTATCGGCTGCCAGGAAGGCGTCGACGGGCCGGGCGAAACCCGCACCCTGCTCAAGGCCTTCAGCGACTTCGTCGAAAGCGAAGACCTGCCGGACGAATCTGCCCGCGAAAAAACCAAGACCCTGGTGGATTACGCCAGCAGCCAGGCCAAGCTCGGCGAACCCATGGGCCTGGAAGAACTGTCGAGCTTGATCGATGAGGATCGGCCCAAGGCGTTCTACGACCATATCCGCAACAAGGATTACGGCCTGTCGCCGGAAATTCCCGCCGACAAGCGCACGCTCAACCAGTTCCGCCGCTTCACCGGCCGCGCCGAGGGCCTGTCCATCAGTTTTGAAGCGCACTTGCTGGGCGACAAGATCGAGTATGACGAAGCCGCCGGCACCTTGATCATCAAGGGCTTGCCGACCCAACTGACCGACCAGCTCAAGCGCCGTAACTGA
- a CDS encoding valine--tRNA ligase — protein MDKTYQPHAIETSWYQTWESENYFAPQGAGESYTIMIPPPNVTGSLHMGHGFNNAIMDALIRFRRMQGRNTLWQPGTDHAGIATQMLVERQLEATGQSRHDLGREKFLEKIWEWKDQSGGNISRQIRRLGSSVDWSRERFTMDDGLSEAVKEAFVRLHEDGLIYRGKRLVNWDTKLHTAISDLEVENHDEKGFLWNLKYPLADGAKTAEGNDYLIVATTRPETMLGDAAVAVNPNDERYQALIGKFVELPLVGRRIPIIADDYCDPEFGTGCVKITPAHDFNDYEVGKRHNLPLLNIFDKNAAVLPACQVFNLDGTLNDSIDGKIPAEYAGLDRFEARKQIVAAFDAAGLLVSVDDHALKVPKGDRSGTVIEPWLTDQWYVSTKPLAEPAIAAVEDGRIQFVPKQYENMYFSWMRDIQDWCISRQLWWGHRIPAWYDESGKVYVGRDEAEVRAKHNLGADVALQQDNDVLDTWFSSGLWTFSTLGWPQQTEFLKKFHSTDVLVTGFDIIFFWVARMIMLTMHLVKNEDGTPQVPFKTVYVHGLVRDGQGQKMSKSKGNVLDPLDIIDGIDLETLVQKRTSGLMQPKLAKKIEKQTRDEFADGIASYGTDALRFTFCSLASTGRDIKFDMGRVEGYRNFCNKIWNAARYVLDKGEDCGQNGEAVELSLADRWIISQLQRTEAEVTRQLDQFRFDLAAQALYEFIWNQYCDWYLELSKPVLWDENAPIERQRGTRRTLVRVLEVALRLAHPFMPFITEEIWQRLAPLAGIQGKTIMLQPWPVANEARIDEAAESDIEWLKTLMLGTRNIRAEMNIGPGKPLAVFVKNASAEDQRRLSENDALLKKLAKLESITVLAEGAEAPLSATALVGDMEVLVPMAGLIDKGAELARLDKEIARLQGEVQRVGGKLSNAAFVDKAPAEVIEKERAKLAEAEQALGKLAEQHARISSL, from the coding sequence ATGGATAAGACCTACCAGCCGCACGCTATTGAAACTTCCTGGTACCAGACCTGGGAGTCCGAGAATTATTTCGCTCCGCAAGGCGCGGGCGAGTCCTACACCATCATGATTCCGCCACCGAACGTCACTGGCAGCCTGCACATGGGCCATGGCTTCAACAATGCGATCATGGATGCGTTGATCCGTTTCCGCCGCATGCAGGGCCGCAACACTCTGTGGCAGCCGGGTACCGACCACGCCGGTATCGCCACCCAGATGTTGGTGGAACGCCAACTCGAAGCCACCGGCCAGAGCCGTCACGACCTGGGCCGCGAGAAGTTCCTGGAAAAAATCTGGGAGTGGAAAGACCAGTCCGGTGGCAATATCAGCCGCCAGATCCGTCGCCTGGGTTCGTCCGTCGACTGGAGCCGCGAGCGCTTCACCATGGACGACGGGCTGTCGGAAGCCGTGAAAGAAGCCTTCGTGCGCCTGCATGAAGACGGCCTGATCTACCGTGGCAAGCGCCTGGTCAACTGGGACACCAAGTTGCACACGGCGATCTCCGACCTCGAAGTGGAAAACCACGACGAGAAAGGCTTCCTGTGGAACCTCAAGTACCCGCTGGCCGACGGTGCCAAGACCGCTGAAGGCAACGACTACCTGATCGTCGCCACCACCCGTCCGGAAACCATGCTCGGCGACGCCGCCGTCGCGGTGAACCCGAACGACGAGCGCTACCAGGCGCTGATCGGCAAATTCGTCGAACTGCCATTGGTCGGCCGCCGCATCCCGATTATCGCCGACGATTACTGCGACCCGGAGTTCGGCACCGGCTGCGTGAAAATCACCCCGGCCCACGATTTCAACGACTACGAAGTCGGCAAGCGCCACAACCTGCCGCTGCTGAACATCTTCGACAAGAACGCCGCCGTATTGCCAGCCTGCCAGGTGTTCAACCTGGACGGCACGCTGAACGACAGCATCGACGGCAAGATCCCGGCTGAATACGCCGGCCTCGACCGTTTTGAAGCGCGCAAGCAGATCGTCGCCGCGTTCGACGCCGCCGGCCTGCTGGTCAGCGTTGACGACCACGCCCTGAAAGTGCCGAAGGGCGACCGCTCCGGCACCGTGATCGAGCCGTGGCTGACCGACCAGTGGTACGTGTCCACCAAACCGCTGGCCGAGCCGGCGATTGCCGCCGTGGAAGACGGCCGTATCCAGTTCGTGCCCAAGCAATACGAAAACATGTACTTCTCTTGGATGCGTGACATCCAGGATTGGTGCATCAGCCGCCAACTGTGGTGGGGCCACCGCATTCCGGCCTGGTACGACGAGTCAGGCAAGGTCTATGTCGGCCGCGACGAAGCCGAAGTACGCGCCAAGCACAACCTGGGCGCGGACGTTGCGCTGCAACAGGACAACGACGTACTGGACACCTGGTTCAGCTCCGGCCTGTGGACGTTCTCCACCCTGGGCTGGCCGCAACAGACCGAATTCCTGAAGAAATTCCACTCCACCGACGTGCTGGTCACCGGTTTCGACATCATTTTCTTCTGGGTTGCCCGGATGATCATGCTGACCATGCACCTGGTCAAGAACGAAGACGGCACCCCGCAGGTACCGTTCAAGACCGTGTACGTCCACGGCCTGGTGCGCGATGGCCAGGGCCAGAAGATGTCCAAGTCCAAGGGCAACGTCCTCGACCCGCTGGACATCATCGACGGCATCGACCTGGAAACCCTGGTACAGAAACGCACCTCGGGCCTCATGCAGCCAAAACTGGCGAAGAAGATCGAGAAACAGACCCGCGACGAATTCGCCGACGGCATTGCCAGCTACGGCACCGACGCCCTGCGCTTCACTTTCTGCTCACTGGCGTCCACCGGCCGCGACATCAAGTTCGACATGGGCCGCGTCGAAGGCTATCGCAACTTCTGTAACAAGATCTGGAACGCCGCGCGCTACGTGCTGGATAAAGGCGAAGACTGCGGTCAGAACGGCGAAGCCGTCGAACTGAGCCTGGCCGACCGCTGGATCATCTCGCAGTTGCAACGCACCGAAGCCGAAGTGACCCGCCAGCTCGACCAGTTCCGTTTCGACCTGGCTGCCCAGGCCTTGTACGAGTTCATCTGGAACCAGTATTGCGACTGGTACCTGGAACTGTCCAAGCCGGTACTGTGGGACGAGAATGCACCGATCGAACGCCAGCGCGGTACCCGCCGCACCCTGGTACGCGTGCTGGAAGTGGCGCTGCGCCTGGCGCATCCGTTCATGCCGTTCATCACCGAAGAAATCTGGCAGCGACTCGCGCCGCTGGCCGGTATCCAAGGCAAGACCATCATGCTGCAACCTTGGCCAGTGGCCAATGAAGCGCGCATCGATGAGGCTGCCGAAAGCGATATCGAATGGCTCAAGACCTTGATGCTCGGCACGCGCAACATCCGCGCCGAGATGAACATCGGGCCGGGCAAGCCACTGGCGGTGTTCGTGAAGAACGCCAGTGCCGAAGACCAGCGTCGCCTCAGCGAAAACGATGCGCTGCTCAAGAAGCTGGCGAAGCTGGAGTCGATCACCGTATTGGCTGAAGGTGCAGAAGCGCCGTTGTCCGCCACCGCGCTGGTCGGCGACATGGAAGTGCTGGTGCCGATGGCCGGCCTGATCGACAAGGGCGCGGAACTGGCCCGTCTCGACAAGGAAATCGCACGCCTGCAAGGCGAAGTGCAGCGGGTGGGCGGCAAGCTGTCCAACGCGGCGTTCGTCGACAAGGCCCCGGCTGAAGTGATCGAGAAAGAGCGCGCCAAGCTGGCCGAGGCTGAACAGGCCCTGGGCAAATTGGCGGAGCAACATGCGCGGATTTCCAGCCTGTAA
- a CDS encoding sigma-70 family RNA polymerase sigma factor, whose protein sequence is MSPSHTVEVLYHEHHHWLTGWLRRKLGCPQSAADLAQDTFVRVLSARETPTLVEPRAFLTTIAKRVLFNFYRRQDLERAYLETLAQMPELVAPSEEERAIILQTLLELDQLLDGLPNRVKRAFLLAQLDGLTYAQIGAELGISIATVKRHLNKAAMRCYFAL, encoded by the coding sequence TTGAGCCCGTCCCACACCGTCGAAGTCCTGTATCACGAGCATCATCACTGGCTCACCGGCTGGTTGCGACGCAAGCTCGGCTGCCCGCAAAGCGCGGCCGACCTGGCACAGGACACCTTTGTGCGCGTGCTGAGCGCGCGGGAAACCCCGACGCTGGTCGAACCGCGCGCCTTCCTCACCACCATCGCCAAGCGCGTGCTGTTCAACTTCTACCGCCGCCAGGACCTGGAGCGCGCCTACCTCGAGACGCTGGCACAGATGCCGGAACTGGTCGCGCCGTCGGAAGAAGAACGCGCCATCATCCTGCAAACCCTGTTGGAACTGGACCAACTGCTCGACGGCCTGCCCAACCGCGTCAAACGCGCATTCCTGCTGGCCCAGCTCGATGGCCTGACCTACGCGCAAATCGGCGCCGAACTGGGCATCTCCATCGCCACCGTCAAACGCCACCTGAATAAAGCCGCCATGCGCTGCTATTTCGCCCTATGA
- a CDS encoding glutaredoxin family protein — protein MLGGVFKKVLLVLLVVVVIQNWGKVERLFNPSQVVSEQTRASAHVVLYATQWCGYCKQIRRFLDQKGIPYQALDIEKDAQARQAYEALGGGGIPFVAVNGTLIREYSPEKIMAALK, from the coding sequence ATGCTCGGCGGGGTCTTTAAAAAAGTCCTGCTGGTGTTGCTGGTGGTGGTCGTGATCCAGAACTGGGGCAAGGTCGAACGGCTGTTCAACCCGTCCCAGGTGGTCTCGGAGCAGACGCGGGCTTCGGCCCACGTTGTGCTGTATGCCACCCAATGGTGTGGCTACTGCAAGCAGATCCGCCGCTTCCTCGACCAGAAAGGCATTCCGTACCAGGCGCTCGATATCGAAAAGGACGCCCAGGCACGCCAGGCCTATGAAGCGTTGGGCGGCGGCGGGATTCCGTTCGTGGCGGTGAACGGCACGCTGATCCGCGAGTACAGCCCCGAGAAGATCATGGCCGCGCTGAAGTAA
- a CDS encoding HU family DNA-binding protein translates to MALTKDQLIADIAEAIDAPKTTARAALDQLGQIVADQLENGGEITLPGIGKLKVTERPARTGRNPSTGAAIEIAAKKVIKLVVAKSLTDAVNK, encoded by the coding sequence ATGGCTTTGACTAAAGACCAACTGATCGCTGATATCGCTGAAGCTATCGACGCGCCAAAAACCACCGCGCGCGCAGCTCTGGACCAACTGGGCCAGATCGTTGCTGATCAGCTGGAAAACGGCGGCGAAATCACTCTGCCAGGTATCGGCAAGCTGAAAGTGACCGAGCGTCCTGCCCGTACTGGCCGTAACCCTTCGACTGGCGCTGCCATCGAAATCGCTGCCAAGAAAGTTATCAAGCTGGTTGTGGCCAAAAGCCTGACCGACGCTGTTAACAAGTAA